Below is a window of Pseudalkalibacillus berkeleyi DNA.
CCTACCAATCCCATGAATATTTCAAAGTTCATTTCTGCCTCCTCCAGTTCTATTGGTTATGACTTTGTTCATAGATTGCCTTAGCTGTTATTAAATCAAATATTGCCATTCCGACTGATTTAAACAAAGTATGAGGTTGTGTTCTCGAAACTTCCCTGTCCATTAAACTTGAAAGATCAACAAACGTAGCATCCTCACCTTGCAGTTCCTTTACTCTTAGCATATCCCCAGATTCTTTTTGAGCGGTATGTGTATCAACATAAACCGGAAAAGTATTTTGAAGAAGCGCATCCGGCAATTCTTGCATATCTGGTCGAAACGATCCTACCGCAACGATGTGCTTACCTTTCCAAAACTCTGGACCTTTATCTGGTAAGACAGGAGTATTTGATGTGGTTGTCGTGACTATGATATCTGAGTTTGTGACAAGCTCATCGATGTTCGATGCTACCACTTTCAAATGTGGATAGGTGTTTTGGACTTTATCTTTAAATGTCTTTAACTTCTGAGAACTCCGATTATATATGTACACTTGTTTAATCTCTCTTACTGCAATCGCAGCCTCCAGATGACTCCAACCTTGAATCCCCGTCCCGATAATGCCAATTGATTCCGCTGATTCTTTTGCGAGATGTTTCATACTTAATCCGCCAATTGCACCAGTTCGAATTGCTGTAATAGCACTCCCATCTATATAGGCCAAAGGTTCAAGTGTCTTTCGATCATGTAAAATGACTGTCGCATGAATGGTTGGTTTGTTCTTTTGTCTGTTGTCTGGTGCTACACCAGCAAGTTTAATCGCGTAGTAATCAGGATCAAAAGCCGGCATAATGAGTACCGTATTTCCCGCGTCGTCTATATGGATCCGATCCTGTACTTTGACATTAGGTTTGTTCTTAAAAAATTGTTCTAGTGCTTCGATAATCGTTCCTGATGATACCCTTCTTCTCATTTCATCTTCATCAATATACTTCATGGAAACCTCCTTTTGTCACATCATATTAAAACGAAAAAATGTTTTCAAATAATTTCGTCTATTTTAAAGAAATTGTATTCTTTCTAATTATGCAATACGCCGAACGATGTAACACTCTCATGTATATAGTAGTAAAGACCGCGAATGATAGGAGGCAAATGTCATGTTCCCAGAATTTCTTGAAACGGTAGGTGCTTGGGTCCAAGTTCTAGGCACATTAATCAGTGCATCTGGGTTGACGATTATTGTTCTCGAAGACGATGAAAATAGCCTCGAAGGGAATTCATTAACGCTGATCGGAAATGGTGTTGAAGCTTTCGGAAACTCTA
It encodes the following:
- a CDS encoding ornithine cyclodeaminase family protein, which gives rise to MKYIDEDEMRRRVSSGTIIEALEQFFKNKPNVKVQDRIHIDDAGNTVLIMPAFDPDYYAIKLAGVAPDNRQKNKPTIHATVILHDRKTLEPLAYIDGSAITAIRTGAIGGLSMKHLAKESAESIGIIGTGIQGWSHLEAAIAVREIKQVYIYNRSSQKLKTFKDKVQNTYPHLKVVASNIDELVTNSDIIVTTTTSNTPVLPDKGPEFWKGKHIVAVGSFRPDMQELPDALLQNTFPVYVDTHTAQKESGDMLRVKELQGEDATFVDLSSLMDREVSRTQPHTLFKSVGMAIFDLITAKAIYEQSHNQ